TTTCAGTAAAAATTTTAGCAAAACCAATTTCCTTAAACTGATTGATATGACTGAAATAAATTGCTGGCTAATGAACCATGTGCCAGTAGTTTTAGCAGGGGCTTTCAAAAATCAAATAAATTCCGTCCACACCTCGTCCACACTTTTCACGATTGACAGTCTATCTGCAATAAGGGGCAATTAGCTCCTTTTTTAATAGCAAAGTACGCTATCCGCTTTAATTGATTCTTCAACTAGAACATCTGGCATAACAAACTCTGCAGTATATCCATCTAGAAGTTTCTCATCGTAACCCCTAGATTTAGCAGACATTCCTGAGACATATATGGTAATTTTTGAGCTCTTTAAATTTTGAAGATGTTCGTATAAATCTCCAGTACCTTGACCAACTATTTCACCAGCTTTTTTGCAATTTAATATTTGTACTCCGTCTCCTGCTAGAAAAAGTGTTACTTTATGATCGTTTTTTTCTGCAGTAAGGGCAACTAATAAACCTAAAGTAATTTTATTTTTAGATTCTAAACCGCTGTAAATATGTACTAACACTCTATTGTCGGTAATGATAGACATTTAATCCTCCCTAAATTTTGTTTTTGTATCCTAATTAAAATCTATTTTCAATAGCTGTTTTTTTATGAAACGCTTATTACTTGCACCTCTTTCTTATTGGCAGATGGCTATTAATTATTAAAAATAGCCCCAAAATATAGAAGTCTTCTTCCAACCTTTTTCCATAAATGATTGCGAATAATAGATTTATACAACACGATTTTTTGCCAATTTTCTTGCTTTTTCCTTATTTTTTCGTAAGGATGCGTATATAGGCTCTAATTTGCTCTAAAAAACTGTCACATGGGGGTTTACGATTATGGAAATTCCAGACGAAATGTTGAAAGAAATTAGAGAAAGTGGATACAATCAAGAGCTTGTATATAACTACATAAGAGAACTATTAAACAGCGATAAACAAATTAATGAAAACAACAATCTAGAGCTTATAGACAATTACTTATTAGACAAAGATCTAAAAGAACCTGCTGCTGAGATACAGATGGCAGCAGAGCTTATAGACAATTACTTATTAGATAAAAGATTTATGAGAGAGCTTGAAGATGATAAAGAATATGATGCTGCTTAATTAGATAAAGTACCTATTTTTCTCAATTTATTTAAAGGTTATTCTTTTGAGCAAATAACAGGATTAAAACAATGATGAAACTTGCAATCATTTTTTTACCAATATTATTTGCAGTTATTTGGGCTGCTTTTATAGGTTTAAGAATAAATAAAGTAGAAACTAGAGATGGAAAAAGAAAATTAATTAATTACTAATTGATTGACAGTCGATCTAACATAGAGGGATAAAACCCTCTTTTTTTTGATGAGAAATAAATTTAAAAGATCAGCTTTTTTTGATATTTCTGATGACCTTTTCTATCGAATATCATTAATAGGATTTTTAGTTGTTTTTAGCTCAATGGTATTTTTTCTAACGAAATATAGAGAAAAAAAAGTTAATAATATAAGCCATATTTCCATAACTGAACAAATTAAATTTTTAAAGCATTAATGCAAAGATTTATAATTTCACCGTTATTTGCTTTATCTAGGTTTTTTATAAATATTTACGGAATATTTTTAAAGTTTTTTCTTCAATTAAATGGTGGCTATTGGTCAAGAATTGGTTTAACCGAAAATATTACAGGGGAAAGAATTAAAAAAAGAAGATTATATATCTTGCCTTTTTATATTCTTCTGGCTTTATTGTTTGGATTACTATCTGCTCTATATTGGTATTTTATTATTCTCCATGTACCACTTTCAATAGAAAGATATTTAAGTCCATTGAATAACAATATTGCTTTAATAATTGCTTTTGCTACTTTCTTTGGTTGGCTTTATATTCTTTGTAAAACAAAATAAATAAAATGCTTACTAAGATATGATGTGGTCTGATGATTAAAGATTTAATTAATCATGATTAAATCAATCTTAAGGATTCATGCAAAATATTTGAGACCGATTACTTTATTTATACGACAGTTCTGGTGATCGACTCGACCAAGGTTGACCAACTAGATCTTCACTAGCCAATGGTCTGCAACACCAAGGTAAATTAACTTTTCTAACCTTTACGGAAAGTAAGTTAAGTGATCAGAAATTAAACTTTCGGGATTAATTCTGAGCTATCTTAAAAATTAAGTCGTTTGTAAAGCATGAAGAAGTGAGTAATCACTTTTACTTCCAAAACTAATTTCTAAGAAAATTCTTAATCTGATTATTAAATAGATCTCCTTTCTGTCGTCACCATTAAAAAAAGACCTATAACAGGGTCTTTTTTTTATGTCTTAAATTTTATTGATTTACTGTTAATCCACGAATAACTAAATATTTTTATCTCACTCTTTCACAATCAGTTAATGCTTTTTCAAAAGTAGAAAAGAAAGTACTAATGCTATTCAATGCAACCAACAAAAGAACTACTGATCTTCCATGTTGATTTAATTGAAGTGTTCTTTGAGTCATACTTTTAATAATCTTCGTTGTAATCGGAGGGACTACCAGTTAAAGAACAAACAACTGATTCCTCTTTTTTCATTTCTTTTATTTCCATTATTGGTCTGCCCATTTTCTTAAGAACATTTATATCTTCTTTAGTCTGACAGCGAGCAATTATGTTTCCTTTTTGATCAAAGCAACTGTAGTAAGTCATTTTATTAAATGCAATTTAAAGTTTATGGTTGATTTCAGTTGGAGCAACGCAACCGACTCATGACAACCATGTTTTCAATCTAAGTCAGCAATAGATTTAAATGGCTAAAAAAAAGATACCTCTTTCCGTACCAATATGTTCATCAAACCGCACACATTAGATACGCAGTATTTTGTTCAAATCAATTAGAACAAAGAGGTAGTTAAACGAATATACACAGGAGAATTTATGAGTGGAGATTTTGAGACTCTTGAAATTAATCAACCAAAAATTAAATATTTAAAACCAGAAGATAATACAGAATGGTTAGACAAATTAATTAATAATATTGAGGACATGAAGAACAAGATATCAAAAGAGTCTTAGAAATTTAAGAAAGAAATTTTTTATTTGATTTTTAGTTTGAATGAAAAGCAATTCAAAAAAGAATTTAAATTTTGTATTTAAGGTAACCGCTTTTTTGTGAGCATTATTCAGAATAAAAGTCCGACTATTTTTTTATGCAAAAAAATTTAGATGAAAATTCTTATGAAAAAAGAATTGAAAATATAGAAAAAGGAAAATCTTATTTAAAAAGTAATGGATTTTTCAAATCAAAATCTAATCTATTCGAAGACATACAAAGATTTATCTATAAAAGGTAATTTAAAAAATATTTTTTACTTTTGATTAATTAAATCTCTCCATAAGCAAGCCATCACATAAAAGAAAGAAAGACTTGAAAAGGTTAGGAGAAAAAAAGAATGGGTCAATTTTCTATAACTAAATTAATCCCAATAATCCTGCAGTAAAACCAACAGCAGCAAAGAATACGAACTCGATTAAATCTCTTGGGGCAGAGTTCATAAAAAAACTGATTTGAGTCATAATTTTATGACTTGAGAGAATCTCTTAAATCAAACTTTTCAGCTTTTTCAATTTGACACTCAGTATCATCTTCAGCACATTTGATTTCAGCTTTTTTGTTCATGTGGCTACTACAACCGCCTGCTATAACGGGTAAACCGGTCGTAGCTGTAAAACCAGTTAAACATGCAAAAGCTATATAAGGAAAAAGTCTTTTCATTTAATTGTTACTTTATGTAAACTTATTATGTTACATAAAAAGCTCAAGTGTGAGTAGCTGATAATTCGCGTGCACCCTATACCAATCATCTAAAGTGATTTAGCAAACCTATGAGTTTTATATTTATCTAAGTATTCTTACTTATATGTTGAGTTGAAGATTTTAAATAATTAATGTTTGTTTTGGGTTTATATATAAGTCATGGATAAAGAACATTTAATTGATTTAATATCTAATAGCATTATTTCTGAGATTAAAGATCTCGAAATTAATGAGGAAAAATTGATTGCAAATAATTATTTA
The genomic region above belongs to Prochlorococcus marinus XMU1405 and contains:
- a CDS encoding DsrE family protein encodes the protein MSIITDNRVLVHIYSGLESKNKITLGLLVALTAEKNDHKVTLFLAGDGVQILNCKKAGEIVGQGTGDLYEHLQNLKSSKITIYVSGMSAKSRGYDEKLLDGYTAEFVMPDVLVEESIKADSVLCY